From the Flexistipes sp. genome, the window ATTTAAGTCTATTAATATCTGCCTTAAACGTTCTGTATTTTCCGGTGTCATTTCCACAAGAGGCAGTCTGATTTCGTTCTCAATCATTCCCATAAGATAAAGGGCTTTTTTAACAGGAATAGGGTTTGTTTCAAAAAATAATCCCTTAAAAAGGTTAAAAAGTTTGTAATGTATTTTTCTTGCAGCTATAAAGTCATTTTTGGCAAAACTTTCACACATCTGCGACATCATGCCGGGGACAATGTTTGTAGATACGGATATTACCCCGTCTCCACCGAGACAGAGCAGCGGAAATGTCATTGAATCCTCACCGCTGAGCAGAACAAAATCTTCATCAGTATTTTCTATTATCTGTGCCGCCTGTTCAAGAGATGCACTGGCTTCTTTTATGCCGACAATATTTTTAATTTTGGATAAAGCTATAACAGTATCCGGAAGCATGTTAACAGCTGTCCTGCCGGGTACATTATACAGGACAACCGGTATATCTACATTCTCTGCAACATGTTTAAAATGTTCATAAAGCCCTTTCTGAGTAGGTTTATTATAATATGGAGTGATAACCAGTGCGGCATCGGCTCCTGCCTCTTTTGCGTGTTTGGCAAGGAACACCGTTTCGTGAGTACTGTTAGAACCGGCACCGGCGATAACAGGAACTCTGCCGTTAACCTGGTCTATAACGATATCTATAACTTTGCAGTGCTCATCATAAGTCAGTGTCGCTGATTCACCGGTCGTACCACAGGGTACTATACCTTTTGTGCCGTTTGAAATTTGAAATTCCACCAGCTCTCTCAGTCTTTCTTCATCTACGTTTCCGTTTTTTAACGGAGTAACGGTCGCGACAATACTGCCCTTAAACATAAAATCCTCCTGCATTATTCATAATCATAAGCCTCTTTGTTTAAAACCCCTTGGTAAATTATTCTGGCTTCCCCTTCAAGGAAAAAGTTGTTGTCCTGTTTATGAATTGTCAAGGTAGCACCACTTCTTGTTTTTATCTTTACAGGAAAATTTATATTTTCGCAAGCATTTGCGGTAATTGCAACGGCAACTGCGCCGGTTCCGCAGGCTAATGTTTCTCCTTCCACACCCCTTTCATATGTTCTCATTGCAACTGTTGAATCATCTGTGATTTCGTAAAAATTGACATTTGTGCCTGCGGGGCTGTATTTATCGTGGAAACGTATCTTTCTTCCGGTTTCGATTAAAGATTCATTGGCAATATTTTCAGATTTAATTATAACATGCGGAACGCCGGTATTAACACTTGAGACTTCCAACCATTTTTTGTCTATTTCTATTGAATAATTGAAAATTGCGTCCAACGGGGGGGTCATAAGAACCTTGACGCTATTGTCATCTATAATTTCCGCTTTAATTTTTCCGGCTAAGGTTTCAAAAGTCATGCTCCTGCCCGCTATATCATTGAGATAAGCAAACCTTGCAGCACATCTGGCTCCGTTGCCGCACATTTCAGCTACTGAACCGTCTGAATTATAAAACAGCCACTTAAAATCATCTTCCTCAGAGCTGCATATGAGTATTAATCCGTCAGCTCCCACAGAAAGCTGCCTCTTACACAATTTTTCAGCTAAACCTGAGGCTTTACTTTCAGGGATTGAATTATCCGTGTTATCGATAAGAATAAAATCGTTTCCGCCGCCGCTCATTTTATAAAATTCTGAAATCATTGAAGACTCCAAGATCAGTTATTTTATTACTTTTAAACAATTTTTGGAGATATTAAAAGAGGATTTTTATAGTTTTTCTTCCAATGCAAAATTTTTAGCACACTCTATTTCCTTTATAACTTCATTTTTCAGCTTTGATATGTTTGCCTTAACTTTTGCACTTAATTCCATATCCATTTCAATGTTTTCAACCTGAATACCGTAAAAAACTATTTTTTCCGGCAGATCACCGGAAATTTCCGATGCAAACAAAATGTCTTTCATTCCCATCTGATGGGGGGATAGTTTATTTTGAAATACATAGTCGATATCTTTGCCTTCAATTTTGACAACACTTCCCGGCTCCAGGTCGAGCTGAACGGAATCGATTATAATAAGATAGTCAGACCATTGAATGAAATGCAGTAAGTCCATCCCCAGCGTGCCGCCCTCGACAACTTTAAAATTATCGGAGTTATCGAATTCCTTTTGCAGTTCTTTTGCAGTCAAGGCGCCGGCAGCATCATCGTTCATCAATAAATTGCCTAAACCCAAAACACATATATTCATAAATAACCCATTAAAAAAGCGGATGCGAACACCCGCTTTTTATTATTAATCTGTTCTCTTAGGTTTCCACCCGGAAAATATGGAGCTGATTTCACCGGATTGAGTTTTGAAGTCAAATAACACTGCACTGTAAATATGGTTAATTACAAAACCACCTATAAGAAACATTACCAGATAGTGGAAAAACCTGATCCATTGATTACTGATAAGTGGAAAAATCCAGCCGGTCAATGAGTACATAAGACCGTTCGGATTAACCTGAGCCCACAATGCGAAACCAGTGAATACCTGCAGCACAAAAAGCACGAAAATAATAATATAGGCAATGAGAGCCACTGGGTTATGTCCCAAAGTATGGGGTGTCTTTTTTCCTGTGAATGTATAGTATCTGATGTAGGAGATAAGTACATAGCGGGCATTTCTGTTAAACAGATTCAAGCTCTTTAAGCATTTCCAGCTGGAGTAACGGTTCCCCACTAAGAGCCAGAAAATTCTCAAAAGTACACTTATGGCAAAGATAGTTCCGGTAAGATAATGTATATATCTTACTGTACCCATCACATAAGCACTTGTTGACGTAGGGGAACTTATGAACGGGTTGTGTATATAGTATCCTGTAAAAGAGAGAATTATTATACAGAGAAAATTGATCCAGTGGCTTATTCTAAGCGGCCCTTCCCATACATATACCATTTTTTCTACGGGAGAAGTGTGTGCGCTCATAATGTCCTCCTAAAGAACCTTTACTTTTGACTTCAAATCGCCCTTGTCGTCATAAACATGGACTGCGCAGGCAAGGCAGGGGTCAAAAGAGTGTATGGTTCTGAGAATTTCAAGAGGTTTTTCAGGGTCCGCAACAGGTGTCCCTATCAGCGATTCTTCGTATTGTCCCCTGGTACCTTTAGCGTCACGCGGACCTGCATTCCAGGTACTCGGTACAACTGCCTGATAATTTTTTATAGCTCCATCGTTAATTACAATCCAGTGACCGAGTGCCCCTCTCGGAGCTTCATGCCAACCATAACCCTTTGCATTTGCAGGCCATGATTCAGGATCCCACTTGGTGTCATTTTGTGTTTCATAATCGCCTGTGTTGATATTTTTAACAAGCATATTGATCCATTTTGGTAATCTTTCTACAGTAATAAGTGTTTCTATACCTCTTGCAGCTGTTCGTCCGAGAGTTGAAAAAAGTACTTCCGGTCCTGCATTCAGCTTATTTAAAACATAATCAACTGTAGACTTAATCTCTTTCTGCCCTTTAGCATAGCCTACAATCATTCTTGCAAGCGGTCCCACTTCCATCGGTGTATCATCGTATCTTGGTGCCTTGACCCAGGAATATTTTTCATCAGTATTCAAATAATCGTAAGGCGGCTTTGGGCCGGTGTAATTTGCTTCCTGTTCTCCGTTATAAGGGTGTTTGGGCTTCTCATCGCCGCCGGTGTAGGTGTACCATGAATGAGTTACATACTCTTCGATTTTCTTTTCATCCACATTCATGACGTTTCCTATATCACCACCTTTTACTATTCCCGAAGGCATCCATAATTCATTCGGGTATCCTGCCCTTGATTCCGGATACTCTCCGTAACTTAGGTAATTTAAGTGACCTCCGCCGTATTTTGCCCATTCAAGATAAAAGGGTGCAATTGCTAAAAGGTCGGGTATATATACCTGCTTAACAAATTCATCAGCCATGTTTACGTATTTGTTTATTTGGGCTATTTTATCTGCATTCAGAGCGTTTTGGCTGTTGGGATCCACAGGTATAGCCATCCCGCCTACAAGGAATGTTTGCGGATGGGGATTTTTTGAACCGAGTATTGCATGGATTTTTATGATTTCTTTTTGCAGATTAAGTGCTTCAAGATAGTGGGCAACTGCCATCAGGTTTGCTTCCGGAGGAAGTTTCATTGCCGGATGCCCCCAATATCCGTT encodes:
- the cybH gene encoding Ni/Fe-hydrogenase, b-type cytochrome subunit; the encoded protein is MSAHTSPVEKMVYVWEGPLRISHWINFLCIIILSFTGYYIHNPFISSPTSTSAYVMGTVRYIHYLTGTIFAISVLLRIFWLLVGNRYSSWKCLKSLNLFNRNARYVLISYIRYYTFTGKKTPHTLGHNPVALIAYIIIFVLFVLQVFTGFALWAQVNPNGLMYSLTGWIFPLISNQWIRFFHYLVMFLIGGFVINHIYSAVLFDFKTQSGEISSIFSGWKPKRTD
- a CDS encoding nickel-dependent hydrogenase large subunit, whose amino-acid sequence is MANKIVVDPITRIEGHLRIEAQVENGKIVNAWSSSTMYRGVEKILKNRDPRDAWYFTQRFCGVCTTVHSIASIRAVENALGIKIPFNAEMIRNIIIGIQNVQDHIIHFYHLHALDWVDIVSALKADPKKTASLQQSISNWKYSSADYFQSVKDKLAAFANTGRLGPFTNGYWGHPAMKLPPEANLMAVAHYLEALNLQKEIIKIHAILGSKNPHPQTFLVGGMAIPVDPNSQNALNADKIAQINKYVNMADEFVKQVYIPDLLAIAPFYLEWAKYGGGHLNYLSYGEYPESRAGYPNELWMPSGIVKGGDIGNVMNVDEKKIEEYVTHSWYTYTGGDEKPKHPYNGEQEANYTGPKPPYDYLNTDEKYSWVKAPRYDDTPMEVGPLARMIVGYAKGQKEIKSTVDYVLNKLNAGPEVLFSTLGRTAARGIETLITVERLPKWINMLVKNINTGDYETQNDTKWDPESWPANAKGYGWHEAPRGALGHWIVINDGAIKNYQAVVPSTWNAGPRDAKGTRGQYEESLIGTPVADPEKPLEILRTIHSFDPCLACAVHVYDDKGDLKSKVKVL
- the dapF gene encoding diaminopimelate epimerase — its product is MISEFYKMSGGGNDFILIDNTDNSIPESKASGLAEKLCKRQLSVGADGLILICSSEEDDFKWLFYNSDGSVAEMCGNGARCAARFAYLNDIAGRSMTFETLAGKIKAEIIDDNSVKVLMTPPLDAIFNYSIEIDKKWLEVSSVNTGVPHVIIKSENIANESLIETGRKIRFHDKYSPAGTNVNFYEITDDSTVAMRTYERGVEGETLACGTGAVAVAITANACENINFPVKIKTRSGATLTIHKQDNNFFLEGEARIIYQGVLNKEAYDYE
- a CDS encoding HyaD/HybD family hydrogenase maturation endopeptidase; amino-acid sequence: MNICVLGLGNLLMNDDAAGALTAKELQKEFDNSDNFKVVEGGTLGMDLLHFIQWSDYLIIIDSVQLDLEPGSVVKIEGKDIDYVFQNKLSPHQMGMKDILFASEISGDLPEKIVFYGIQVENIEMDMELSAKVKANISKLKNEVIKEIECAKNFALEEKL
- the dapA gene encoding 4-hydroxy-tetrahydrodipicolinate synthase; translated protein: MFKGSIVATVTPLKNGNVDEERLRELVEFQISNGTKGIVPCGTTGESATLTYDEHCKVIDIVIDQVNGRVPVIAGAGSNSTHETVFLAKHAKEAGADAALVITPYYNKPTQKGLYEHFKHVAENVDIPVVLYNVPGRTAVNMLPDTVIALSKIKNIVGIKEASASLEQAAQIIENTDEDFVLLSGEDSMTFPLLCLGGDGVISVSTNIVPGMMSQMCESFAKNDFIAARKIHYKLFNLFKGLFFETNPIPVKKALYLMGMIENEIRLPLVEMTPENTERLRQILIDLNLDLKH